A single window of Streptomyces cathayae DNA harbors:
- a CDS encoding sulfite oxidase-like oxidoreductase, producing the protein MNITRGFTGRPRVDHPGLPPGQYDAGDEWPVLSAEVTPDLAPADWTFRIDGLVADPRTWDWEQAHALPASAYEGAIHCVTGWSKFGVRFGGVCLDTFMDLVRPDGSATHAVAYSHTGYTANLPLADLTGGRAWIVWEYDGRPIPSEHGGPARLIVPHLYFWKSVKWIAGLRILDHDEPGFWEGNGYHARGNPWEEQRYSGD; encoded by the coding sequence GTGAACATCACCCGCGGCTTCACCGGCCGCCCCCGCGTGGACCACCCCGGTCTGCCGCCCGGTCAGTACGACGCGGGCGACGAATGGCCCGTGCTGTCCGCCGAGGTCACCCCCGACCTCGCGCCCGCCGACTGGACGTTCCGGATCGACGGGCTGGTGGCCGATCCCCGTACCTGGGACTGGGAGCAGGCGCACGCCCTGCCGGCCTCGGCGTACGAGGGCGCGATCCACTGTGTGACGGGCTGGTCGAAGTTCGGGGTGCGCTTCGGCGGCGTCTGTCTGGACACCTTCATGGATCTGGTCCGGCCCGACGGGTCCGCCACCCATGCCGTCGCCTACTCGCACACCGGCTACACGGCGAACCTGCCGCTCGCCGACCTGACCGGCGGACGGGCCTGGATCGTCTGGGAGTACGACGGCCGGCCGATCCCGTCCGAGCACGGCGGCCCGGCCCGGCTGATCGTGCCGCACCTGTACTTCTGGAAGAGCGTCAAGTGGATCGCGGGCCTGCGGATCCTCGACCACGACGAGCCGGGTTTCTGGGAGGGCAACGGCTACCACGCACGCGGCAATCCCTGGGAGGAGCAGCGGTACTCCGGTGACTGA
- a CDS encoding acetylxylan esterase, translating to MALFDLPLDELREYRSASTAPEDFDAFWSKTLAEAREHDLDVRFEPVDTGLSTVRVLDVTFAGFGGHPVKGWLTLPAGAEEPLPLVVQFIGYGGGRGLPHEHLLWASTGRAHFVMDTRGQGSGWGAGGGTADPVGGAPAYPGFMTRGIDAPENYYYRRVFTDAVRAVEAARAHPLADAARTAAVGASQGGGVALAVGGLVPDLAAVAPDVPFLCDFPRAATLTDRHPYREIGLFLRTHRGRTEDALRTLSYFDGVHFAARGRAPALFSAALEDQTCPPSTVFAAFNAWTHDDKSIEVYDFNDHEGGGPFQEAAKLRWLRSYA from the coding sequence ATGGCCCTGTTCGACCTGCCGCTCGACGAACTGCGCGAGTACCGGAGCGCGTCCACGGCCCCGGAGGACTTCGACGCGTTCTGGTCCAAGACGCTCGCGGAGGCGCGCGAGCACGATCTGGACGTCCGCTTCGAGCCGGTCGACACGGGCCTGTCCACGGTGCGGGTCCTCGATGTGACGTTCGCCGGTTTCGGGGGCCACCCGGTCAAGGGCTGGCTGACGCTGCCCGCCGGGGCCGAGGAGCCACTGCCGCTGGTCGTGCAGTTCATCGGCTACGGCGGGGGTCGCGGGCTGCCCCACGAGCATCTGCTGTGGGCGTCCACGGGCCGGGCGCACTTCGTGATGGACACCCGCGGCCAGGGCAGCGGGTGGGGCGCCGGCGGTGGTACGGCGGACCCGGTGGGCGGCGCGCCGGCGTACCCCGGGTTCATGACGCGTGGCATCGACGCCCCCGAGAACTACTACTACCGCCGGGTGTTCACGGACGCGGTGCGCGCGGTGGAGGCGGCCCGCGCACACCCGCTGGCCGATGCGGCCCGTACCGCGGCCGTCGGCGCGAGTCAGGGCGGCGGGGTCGCCCTCGCGGTGGGCGGCCTGGTCCCGGACCTGGCGGCCGTCGCCCCGGACGTGCCGTTCCTGTGCGACTTCCCGCGTGCCGCGACGCTCACCGACCGGCACCCGTACCGGGAGATCGGCCTCTTCCTCAGGACGCACCGGGGACGCACCGAGGACGCCCTGCGCACCCTGTCCTACTTCGACGGGGTGCACTTCGCCGCCCGCGGCCGTGCCCCGGCGCTGTTCTCGGCGGCTCTCGAGGACCAGACCTGCCCGCCCTCGACGGTCTTCGCCGCCTTCAACGCCTGGACGCACGACGACAAGTCCATCGAGGTGTACGACTTCAACGACCACGAGGGCGGCGGGCCCTTCCAGGAGGCGGCCAAGCTCCGCTGGCTGCGCTCGTACGCCTGA
- a CDS encoding nuclear transport factor 2 family protein yields the protein MRAFREAVEAHDMDAAEALLAEDVVFTSPVVFKPYTGKPITAAILRAVAEVFEDFRYLREINDVNGRDHALVFSARVGDREIEGCDFIHVDDDGRIDEFTVMVRPLSGAQALAAAMGAQFEKIAREERDRSA from the coding sequence ATGCGGGCATTCCGCGAGGCCGTCGAGGCGCACGACATGGACGCCGCCGAAGCGCTGCTGGCCGAGGACGTCGTCTTCACCAGCCCGGTCGTCTTCAAGCCCTACACCGGAAAGCCGATCACGGCGGCGATCCTGCGCGCGGTGGCGGAGGTCTTCGAGGACTTCCGGTACCTGCGGGAGATCAACGACGTGAACGGCCGTGACCACGCGCTGGTCTTCTCCGCGCGGGTGGGTGACCGCGAGATCGAGGGCTGCGACTTCATCCATGTCGACGACGACGGCCGTATCGACGAATTCACCGTGATGGTGCGTCCTTTGTCCGGCGCGCAGGCTCTCGCGGCCGCCATGGGTGCGCAGTTCGAGAAAATCGCGCGTGAGGAGCGGGACCGCTCGGCCTGA
- a CDS encoding right-handed parallel beta-helix repeat-containing protein: MRKYQVTCISCAIAPLVVGMGALAPAASARSASEQVVRPDQSLQEAVDAAAPGATIVLTRGTYRGSVTLTKPLTLRGAGEQTVIVPGEDEEAGSACAEAGDGICVTGTDEQPVTGARIQSLTVEGFKRNGLTATRTDQLEVRRVTARDNGRWGIAQDRSTRGSFRYNTASGNGDAGLYTANVFEADAESKTLDSGGTVISGNLLTGNRIGLTTRRLRNLTVEHNLVTENCAGVFVVLPRTTGDLTVRRNAVHENNEYCPASERLPHLQGVGIVLVGAEKVLVTQNAVRDNVGDSPYSGGIVVFGSMDGVSNEQNTVRDNLVLGNGPADLVTRDEKGKDNKFVDNVCRVSEPAGAC; this comes from the coding sequence ATGAGGAAATACCAAGTCACGTGCATTAGTTGCGCCATCGCGCCGCTCGTCGTCGGCATGGGCGCCCTCGCGCCGGCCGCCTCCGCCCGCAGTGCGTCCGAGCAGGTGGTCCGTCCGGACCAGTCCCTCCAGGAGGCCGTCGACGCGGCCGCCCCCGGAGCCACCATCGTCCTGACGCGGGGCACCTACCGCGGAAGCGTCACGCTCACCAAGCCGCTGACCCTCCGGGGCGCGGGCGAGCAGACCGTGATCGTGCCCGGAGAGGACGAGGAGGCGGGGAGCGCGTGCGCCGAGGCGGGGGACGGCATCTGTGTCACCGGCACGGACGAACAGCCCGTCACCGGGGCGCGGATCCAGTCGCTGACCGTCGAGGGGTTCAAGAGGAACGGTCTCACGGCCACGCGCACCGACCAGCTGGAGGTCCGCCGGGTGACCGCCCGGGACAACGGCCGGTGGGGCATCGCGCAGGATCGTTCCACCCGTGGCTCGTTCCGCTACAACACCGCGAGCGGCAACGGCGACGCCGGGCTCTACACCGCCAACGTGTTCGAGGCCGACGCGGAGAGCAAGACCCTCGACTCCGGTGGCACGGTGATCAGCGGCAACCTCCTGACGGGCAACCGGATCGGCCTGACCACCCGCCGGCTCAGGAACCTCACCGTCGAGCACAACCTCGTCACCGAGAACTGCGCGGGTGTCTTCGTCGTGCTGCCGCGCACGACGGGCGACCTGACCGTCCGCCGCAACGCGGTCCACGAGAACAACGAGTACTGTCCCGCCTCCGAGCGCCTGCCACACCTCCAGGGGGTCGGCATCGTCCTCGTCGGCGCGGAGAAGGTGCTGGTGACGCAGAACGCGGTCCGCGACAACGTGGGTGACTCCCCGTACTCCGGCGGGATCGTCGTGTTCGGCAGCATGGACGGCGTCTCCAACGAGCAGAACACCGTCCGCGACAACCTCGTCCTGGGCAACGGTCCGGCGGACCTGGTCACCCGCGACGAGAAGGGCAAGGACAACAAGTTCGTCGACAACGTCTGCCGGGTCTCCGAACCGGCCGGCGCGTGCTGA
- a CDS encoding putative protein N(5)-glutamine methyltransferase, with product MPSPSPVPPFSPAGPPHAPPSAPAARDSVVATLRTAGCVFAEDEAELILAAAHTPDEATAMVARRVRGLPLELVVGWAEFRGRRIVVTPGVFVPRRRTEFLVTQALAQAPDAAVVVDLCCGSGAVGAALADGLGAAELHAADIDPVAVRCARRNVADAGGQVHVGDLFEALPAALRGRIDILAANVPYVPSDEIGLLPPEARDHEPRVALDGGTDGLDVLRRVAAGAPEWLAPGGCLLVETSRRQAPAAAAVLTGAGLRARRAASEEEDAHVVIGVRP from the coding sequence ATGCCGTCCCCCTCGCCCGTCCCCCCGTTCTCTCCCGCCGGGCCGCCGCACGCCCCGCCTTCAGCGCCCGCCGCCCGGGACTCCGTCGTCGCCACGCTGCGCACCGCCGGCTGTGTCTTCGCCGAGGACGAGGCCGAGCTGATCCTCGCCGCCGCGCACACCCCGGACGAAGCGACCGCGATGGTCGCGCGCAGGGTTCGCGGGCTCCCGCTCGAACTCGTCGTCGGCTGGGCCGAGTTCAGGGGTCGGCGGATCGTCGTGACCCCCGGCGTCTTCGTACCCCGGCGCCGTACCGAGTTCCTCGTGACGCAGGCGCTCGCCCAGGCGCCCGACGCGGCCGTCGTCGTGGACCTGTGCTGCGGTTCGGGCGCCGTCGGCGCGGCGCTGGCCGACGGGCTCGGCGCGGCCGAACTGCACGCCGCCGACATCGATCCGGTCGCCGTGCGCTGTGCCCGCCGCAATGTCGCGGACGCCGGCGGGCAGGTGCACGTCGGAGACCTGTTCGAGGCGTTGCCCGCAGCGTTGCGCGGCCGGATCGACATCCTCGCGGCCAATGTGCCGTACGTGCCCAGCGACGAGATCGGTCTGCTCCCGCCGGAGGCCCGCGACCACGAGCCGCGCGTCGCACTCGACGGCGGCACGGACGGGCTCGACGTGCTGCGCCGGGTGGCCGCCGGGGCCCCCGAGTGGCTGGCGCCCGGCGGGTGCCTCCTGGTCGAGACGAGCCGTCGGCAGGCTCCCGCGGCCGCCGCCGTCCTCACCGGTGCCGGACTGCGGGCCCGCCGGGCCGCCTCCGAGGAGGAGGACGCCCATGTCGTGATCGGCGTCAGACCGTAG
- a CDS encoding SpoIIE family protein phosphatase, translating into MSSAESPLGEGDGTAPGPTRPSGLLDVLRVASVVLDPEGRIVLWSPQAEELFGYGAEEALGRYAARIMVDERYLDLVIKLFSDVMRTGQSWAGAFPIRRKDGGTRLVEFRNMRLTDDRGAVYALGLAVDQSTVRRMERDVALSTRIVSQSPIGLAVLDTGLRYVSVNPALAQINGVPADDHLGRTVPEVLPRLDAEAIQTVAFRVLDTGKPVVDQSMIGRTPADPEVDHAWSVSLYRLENALGSVLGVAVSVVDVTEQYRAAMEAETARRRLALVADASVRIGTTLDLERTARELADVAVPELADVAAVDLLDAVVRGHRSALTPAEPAMIRALAVRGEGAGSDDALRAADPPGQVVLYGPDRLVTECVRTGLPVMLPRVKDEHLTRIARSAPAAELLGRAGVHSYLAVPLIARGEVLGALDLKRTGNPRPFDEDDLLLARELAARAAVQIDNARWYQSARDAALTLQRSLLPSHPPVTGGLEVASRYQPAGSTSEVGGDWFDVIPLGGGRTALVVGDVMGSGIQAAATMGRLRTATDTLASLGLDPAVLLEHLDRIVGGLEDAIATCVYAVHDPRERQCLIANAGHLPPVRVRAGGTPELLDLPTGVPLGVGGVTFSTTVVGIEPGDRLVLYTDGLVETRRDPLDQRLDRLLTLLEGPDRPLEDMCDLLLRTLHEPDNFDDVALLIARATTPDGTERGGTPTV; encoded by the coding sequence ATGAGTTCAGCCGAGTCACCCCTGGGCGAGGGTGACGGAACGGCACCGGGGCCGACCCGTCCCAGCGGGCTGCTCGACGTGCTGCGTGTGGCCTCGGTGGTGCTGGACCCCGAGGGACGGATCGTCCTGTGGAGTCCTCAGGCCGAGGAACTGTTCGGCTACGGCGCCGAGGAGGCGCTGGGCCGGTACGCCGCGCGGATCATGGTGGACGAGCGGTACCTGGACCTGGTGATCAAGCTGTTCTCCGACGTCATGCGCACCGGGCAGAGCTGGGCCGGGGCCTTCCCCATCCGGCGCAAGGACGGCGGCACCCGGTTGGTGGAGTTCCGCAACATGCGGCTGACGGACGACCGCGGCGCCGTCTACGCCCTCGGCCTCGCGGTCGACCAGTCGACCGTGCGCCGGATGGAGCGGGACGTGGCGCTGTCCACCCGGATCGTCTCCCAGTCCCCGATCGGGCTGGCCGTACTGGACACCGGTCTGCGGTACGTCTCGGTCAACCCGGCGCTGGCACAGATCAACGGCGTGCCGGCCGACGACCATCTGGGCCGCACGGTCCCCGAGGTGCTGCCACGGCTGGACGCCGAGGCCATCCAGACCGTGGCGTTCCGGGTCCTGGACACCGGGAAACCGGTCGTCGACCAGTCCATGATCGGCCGGACCCCGGCCGATCCCGAGGTGGACCACGCCTGGTCGGTCTCGCTCTACCGGCTGGAGAACGCGCTCGGCTCGGTGCTGGGCGTGGCCGTGTCCGTGGTGGACGTCACCGAGCAGTACCGGGCGGCCATGGAGGCCGAGACGGCCCGGCGCCGGCTGGCCCTCGTCGCCGACGCCTCGGTACGGATCGGCACCACCCTGGACCTGGAGCGTACGGCCCGTGAGCTGGCCGACGTGGCCGTGCCGGAACTGGCCGACGTGGCGGCCGTCGACCTGCTGGACGCGGTGGTCCGGGGCCACCGCAGCGCCCTCACCCCGGCCGAACCGGCGATGATCCGGGCGCTGGCGGTCCGGGGCGAGGGCGCGGGCTCGGACGACGCCCTGCGGGCGGCCGATCCGCCGGGCCAGGTGGTCCTGTACGGACCGGACCGGCTGGTCACCGAGTGCGTACGCACCGGCCTGCCCGTGATGCTGCCGCGGGTGAAGGACGAACACCTCACCCGCATCGCCCGCTCCGCCCCGGCGGCCGAACTGCTGGGCCGGGCGGGTGTGCACTCGTATCTGGCCGTGCCGCTCATCGCGCGCGGCGAGGTGCTGGGTGCGCTCGACCTCAAGCGCACCGGCAATCCGCGTCCGTTCGACGAGGACGATCTGCTGCTGGCCCGGGAACTGGCCGCCCGGGCGGCGGTGCAGATCGACAACGCCCGCTGGTACCAGAGCGCCCGCGACGCCGCGCTCACCCTGCAGCGCAGTCTGCTGCCCAGCCATCCGCCCGTCACGGGCGGGCTCGAGGTCGCCTCCCGTTACCAGCCCGCGGGCAGCACCAGCGAGGTGGGCGGTGACTGGTTCGACGTGATACCGCTCGGCGGCGGCAGGACGGCCCTCGTGGTGGGCGACGTGATGGGCAGCGGCATCCAGGCGGCGGCCACCATGGGACGGCTGCGCACGGCGACGGACACACTGGCCTCGCTCGGCCTCGATCCGGCGGTGCTCCTGGAGCACCTCGACCGGATCGTCGGCGGTCTGGAGGATGCCATCGCCACCTGTGTCTACGCCGTCCACGACCCCCGTGAGCGCCAGTGCCTGATCGCCAACGCGGGACATCTGCCGCCGGTACGGGTACGGGCCGGCGGCACCCCGGAACTGCTCGATCTGCCCACCGGGGTGCCGCTGGGCGTGGGCGGCGTCACGTTCTCCACGACCGTCGTCGGGATCGAGCCGGGCGACCGGCTGGTGCTCTACACCGACGGCCTCGTCGAGACCCGCCGGGACCCGCTGGACCAGCGTCTCGACCGCCTGCTCACCCTGCTGGAGGGCCCCGACCGCCCCCTCGAGGACATGTGCGACCTGCTGCTGCGCACGCTGCACGAGCCCGACAACTTCGACGACGTGGCCCTGCTCATCGCCCGCGCGACGACTCCCGACGGTACGGAACGCGGGGGCACTCCTACGGTCTGA
- a CDS encoding multicopper oxidase family protein yields the protein MFSQEHNRQTSSRPRRAVLGAGIAAVGSGLLAACSDGAPDRKHVVGAPGPEPERFTPSRDGTQTPSAETPGSERPDRELTLTATAGTVDLGGGQTVRTWTYSDELPGRELRVTAGERLKVTVNNHLPEATTVHWHGIALNNDMDGVPYVTQRPIATGKSFTYQFRAPDPGTYWFHPHLGVQIDRGLYGPLIVDDPREPLSYDREWVIVLDDWLDGVNGSTPDEVFAQLRKGKPAMGHGPGHDGHEGDGSPTRPRGGIDVGHGPPLNYAPGRGDDDPSEPSRGGKSTSRVLRGAFSRLLGGHAASVDHPYYLINGRTSVDPTQFKAKPGERIRLRIINAGAETAFRVALGDHQLTVTHSDGFPVRHHKVDSLLLGMAERYDVLITVKSGVFPLTALAEGKGGSAMAVLRAGSGATPKPSARPAELNRNVLTAAGRLRPQESVALDRRKPDRQIKLVLTGSMKKFNWGIDHRPYSPHRIHKVERGERVRLVVFNGTDMWHPVHLHGHTYGLAGGDSPGARKDTSVVLPHHKLVADFDADNPGLWMLHCHNIYHSESGMMTTLGYE from the coding sequence ATGTTCAGTCAGGAACACAACCGTCAGACTTCTTCTCGACCCCGCCGCGCCGTACTCGGTGCCGGGATCGCCGCCGTGGGATCCGGCCTGCTCGCCGCCTGCTCGGACGGCGCACCGGACCGCAAGCACGTCGTGGGTGCTCCGGGCCCCGAGCCCGAGCGCTTCACCCCTTCGAGGGACGGCACGCAGACACCGTCCGCAGAGACTCCGGGCTCCGAACGGCCGGACCGGGAGCTGACCCTCACGGCGACTGCCGGCACAGTCGACCTGGGGGGTGGGCAGACCGTCAGGACGTGGACGTACAGTGACGAGCTGCCAGGCCGTGAACTCCGTGTCACCGCGGGTGAGAGACTCAAGGTGACCGTGAACAACCATCTGCCGGAAGCCACCACGGTGCACTGGCACGGCATCGCCCTGAACAACGACATGGACGGCGTGCCGTACGTGACGCAGCGGCCGATCGCCACGGGCAAATCGTTCACGTACCAGTTCCGCGCTCCGGACCCCGGCACCTACTGGTTCCACCCGCACCTGGGCGTGCAGATCGACCGTGGTCTCTACGGGCCACTGATCGTGGACGACCCCCGTGAGCCCCTCTCCTACGACCGGGAGTGGGTCATCGTGCTCGACGACTGGCTCGACGGGGTGAACGGCTCGACCCCGGATGAGGTGTTCGCGCAGCTCCGCAAGGGCAAACCCGCGATGGGACACGGCCCGGGGCACGACGGGCATGAGGGTGACGGCTCGCCTACCCGTCCCCGGGGAGGCATCGACGTCGGGCACGGGCCGCCCCTGAACTATGCGCCGGGGCGCGGGGACGACGACCCTTCGGAGCCGTCGCGCGGCGGTAAGAGCACCTCCCGGGTGCTGAGGGGCGCCTTCAGCAGACTGCTCGGCGGGCACGCGGCCAGTGTCGACCACCCGTACTACCTGATCAACGGGCGGACTTCGGTCGACCCCACACAGTTCAAGGCCAAGCCCGGCGAACGCATCCGGCTGCGCATCATCAACGCGGGCGCTGAGACGGCGTTCAGGGTGGCGCTCGGGGACCACCAGCTCACCGTCACCCACAGCGACGGCTTTCCCGTACGGCACCACAAGGTCGACTCGCTGCTCCTGGGCATGGCCGAGCGGTACGACGTGCTCATCACCGTGAAGAGCGGGGTCTTCCCGCTCACGGCGCTCGCCGAGGGGAAAGGCGGGTCGGCGATGGCCGTCCTGCGCGCGGGCAGCGGCGCCACCCCGAAGCCGTCCGCGCGTCCGGCGGAGCTGAACCGGAACGTGCTGACCGCGGCCGGGCGGCTCCGGCCGCAGGAGTCCGTGGCCCTGGACCGGCGCAAACCCGACCGTCAGATCAAACTCGTCCTGACCGGCAGTATGAAGAAATTCAACTGGGGCATCGACCACCGGCCCTATTCGCCACACCGCATCCACAAGGTCGAACGTGGTGAGCGGGTGCGGTTGGTCGTCTTCAACGGCACGGACATGTGGCATCCCGTCCATCTGCACGGCCACACCTACGGCCTGGCCGGCGGCGACTCCCCCGGTGCCCGCAAGGACACGTCCGTGGTGCTGCCGCACCACAAGCTGGTGGCCGATTTCGACGCGGACAATCCAGGGCTGTGGATGCTGCACTGCCACAACATCTACCACTCGGAGTCCGGGATGATGACGACACTCGGCTACGAGTAG
- a CDS encoding ferredoxin reductase, whose protein sequence is MPGRIGVGRQAASVWRTATLTEIRRETPRAATFRFAVPGWPGHVPGQHLLLRLTAEDGYVAQRHYSIASAPDDSRYLELTLDHVAGGEVSGWFHSVARPGDRVEVRGPLSGFFAWPGDRPALLLGAGSGVVPLMSMVRHHRTRGLSLPLRLLVSARSPEELIYRGELGAETLPVFTRSAPEGVAVGRMAAAHVAPLLAEAPEDGWEAYVCGSNSFAEHASRLLVAAGQPVDRIRIERFG, encoded by the coding sequence GTGCCCGGACGCATCGGCGTGGGCCGGCAGGCGGCCTCGGTGTGGCGGACGGCGACCCTGACCGAAATCCGCCGCGAGACCCCGCGCGCCGCGACCTTCCGCTTCGCCGTGCCCGGCTGGCCGGGACATGTGCCGGGTCAGCACCTGCTGCTGCGGCTGACCGCCGAGGACGGCTATGTGGCTCAGCGCCACTACTCGATCGCGTCCGCACCGGACGACTCCAGGTACCTCGAGCTGACCCTGGACCATGTGGCGGGCGGCGAGGTCTCCGGCTGGTTCCACTCGGTGGCCCGGCCCGGTGACCGGGTCGAGGTGCGCGGCCCGCTGAGCGGCTTCTTCGCCTGGCCGGGCGACCGGCCCGCGCTGCTGCTGGGGGCCGGCTCGGGTGTGGTCCCGCTGATGTCGATGGTGCGGCACCACAGGACCCGGGGCCTGTCACTGCCCCTGCGGCTGCTGGTGTCGGCGCGCAGTCCCGAGGAGCTGATCTACCGGGGTGAGCTCGGTGCGGAGACCCTGCCCGTGTTCACCCGGAGCGCGCCGGAGGGTGTGGCCGTGGGACGTATGGCGGCCGCACATGTGGCGCCGCTCCTGGCCGAGGCTCCCGAGGATGGGTGGGAAGCCTATGTGTGCGGTTCCAACTCCTTTGCCGAGCACGCTTCCAGGCTGCTTGTCGCGGCCGGCCAGCCCGTGGACCGGATCCGTATCGAGCGCTTCGGCTGA
- a CDS encoding class I SAM-dependent methyltransferase, whose product MFSPEGPRLRELAVQALSSVERGYDLLAPKFDHTPFRTPGSVLDATAGALRRLGPFDTGLDLCCGTGAGVDVLAQVCRRSVTGVDFSAGMLAVARERTRPGGPPAGHVRADARALPFGPAFDLVVSFGAFGHFLPRELPELFAQVHRVLRPGGRFAFPVGAPSRPGSLVYWKLLGFDTVMRVRNAVWRPPFVMYYRTLRFGGLRHELDRAGFRVELHPLPGFGQRPDGSPRARLVVARRPEE is encoded by the coding sequence ATGTTCAGCCCCGAAGGCCCGCGGCTGCGGGAACTCGCCGTCCAGGCGCTGTCGTCCGTGGAGCGCGGCTACGACCTCCTCGCGCCGAAGTTCGACCACACCCCCTTCCGTACACCCGGCTCGGTGCTCGACGCCACCGCCGGGGCGCTGCGGAGGCTGGGGCCGTTCGACACCGGGCTCGATCTGTGCTGCGGCACCGGCGCGGGCGTGGACGTACTGGCGCAGGTGTGCCGCCGAAGCGTCACCGGCGTCGACTTCAGCGCGGGCATGCTCGCCGTCGCGCGCGAGCGGACCCGGCCCGGGGGACCGCCGGCCGGTCATGTGCGGGCGGACGCGCGGGCGCTGCCGTTCGGGCCCGCCTTCGACCTGGTGGTGAGCTTCGGGGCGTTCGGCCACTTCCTGCCGCGCGAGCTGCCGGAGCTGTTCGCCCAGGTCCACCGGGTGCTGCGGCCGGGAGGACGGTTCGCCTTCCCGGTGGGCGCTCCGTCCCGGCCGGGCTCACTCGTGTACTGGAAGCTGCTGGGCTTCGACACGGTGATGCGGGTGCGCAACGCGGTGTGGCGCCCGCCGTTCGTCATGTACTACCGCACCCTCCGCTTCGGCGGCCTCCGGCACGAGCTGGACCGGGCCGGGTTCCGGGTCGAACTCCACCCGCTGCCCGGATTCGGGCAGCGGCCGGACGGCAGCCCCCGAGCCCGCCTGGTCGTCGCCCGGCGGCCCGAGGAGTAG